The following are from one region of the Planctomycetia bacterium genome:
- a CDS encoding DoxX family protein, whose amino-acid sequence MSKPQLISKFLYAIFLLGAGAMHFLRPEFYVKIMPPYLPWHLPLVYLSGVAEMGLGALLLVPGYTRLAAWGIIALMIAIFPANIYVYQHQEILPAPPYVHLWRLPLQAMFILWAFSLTRTPK is encoded by the coding sequence ATGTCGAAACCGCAATTAATCTCGAAGTTCCTTTACGCGATCTTCCTCCTCGGTGCCGGAGCGATGCACTTCTTGCGGCCCGAGTTTTATGTGAAGATCATGCCGCCGTATCTGCCGTGGCATTTGCCGTTGGTGTACTTGAGCGGCGTGGCGGAGATGGGCTTGGGGGCTCTGTTGCTCGTGCCGGGCTACACGCGGCTTGCGGCGTGGGGCATCATTGCGCTGATGATCGCGATCTTCCCGGCCAACATCTACGTTTATCAACACCAAGAGATTCTACCGGCCCCGCCCTACGTGCATCTATGGCGGCTGCCGCTTCAAGCGATGTTCATTCTCTGGGCCTTTTCGCTCACGCGAACGCCCAAGTAG
- a CDS encoding molybdopterin-dependent oxidoreductase, with amino-acid sequence KFFSAAAPCPGAPWHIGAVANVRFGGVPLRQVIEILKLNVDDRAHFITAEGSDGPPKPDAADFEHSLPLGDALDRTILALTLNGEPLPAAHGGPVRLVTPGYYGTMHVKWLNRIRFEASETANHHQVRRYRTPLAPIKPGAKFEYDLGNSEPNWRMRTKSIILSPSDETKIEKSAGADNKINVVGVAFNDGGCRIDRVELSTDGEVWRRVEIVVPDSPYAWYRWHTAVDLKPSEHTLRCRAIDALGRTQPLDGAIHWNPAGYAWNGVHTIRVKVL; translated from the coding sequence AAAGTTTTTCTCCGCCGCAGCTCCGTGTCCCGGCGCGCCCTGGCACATCGGCGCGGTGGCTAACGTGCGATTCGGCGGCGTGCCGCTGCGGCAGGTGATTGAGATCCTCAAGTTGAACGTCGATGATCGTGCGCACTTCATCACTGCCGAAGGAAGCGACGGCCCCCCGAAGCCCGACGCCGCTGACTTCGAACATAGTTTGCCGCTCGGCGACGCGCTCGACCGGACGATCCTCGCGCTCACGCTGAACGGCGAACCCCTTCCGGCCGCGCATGGCGGACCCGTGCGGCTCGTAACGCCGGGCTACTACGGCACGATGCACGTAAAGTGGTTGAACCGGATTCGCTTCGAGGCGAGCGAAACGGCGAACCATCATCAAGTGCGCCGCTATCGAACACCGCTCGCCCCGATCAAGCCCGGCGCGAAGTTTGAATACGACCTCGGCAATAGCGAGCCGAACTGGCGGATGCGCACCAAAAGCATCATTCTTTCACCAAGCGACGAGACGAAAATCGAAAAGTCGGCCGGTGCCGACAACAAAATCAATGTGGTCGGCGTCGCCTTCAACGACGGCGGTTGCCGAATCGATCGGGTCGAGCTGTCAACCGACGGCGAAGTTTGGCGTCGAGTGGAAATTGTAGTTCCCGACAGCCCTTACGCTTGGTATCGCTGGCACACGGCGGTCGATCTTAAGCCGAGTGAACACACGCTCCGCTGCCGCGCCATCGATGCGCTCGGCCGAACCCAACCGCTCGACGGCGCGATCCATTGGAACCCCGCCGGCTACGCCTGGAACGGGGTGCATACGATACGGGTCAAGGTACTATGA